In Chitinophaga sp. HK235, a single window of DNA contains:
- a CDS encoding RagB/SusD family nutrient uptake outer membrane protein: protein MKKVFLAILSASLFLSCNKKSLDLVDPNAPNPAVLKTEEGLIRGALGIYSKFGLEFWWLTLANHDIMGDSYTISAGNFSWRWVNQVSKITLSNGTVLTPPQGGSQSTELKNRNDRSFGGDNAFYNEWYSLYLVNNQANLMLDVTSQNDLVMSGSAYAQATKKALIRAFAYWWKGFVYSRIGSMYIAGIQADKFVDGTLLSHDFITHDAVVKLGNDNFDACVAELNKVTNIDAYNALFKRLIPDFTTSGKGGIISPDAWKRQIATYKARNLLANKKVAQMTAADWNTVLTLATAGLAKDDKIFTMRSADVNDLVSITAWSPYRLQVGWANLSERLVQDFKAGDKRYDRNIDGPYAPYGNERNRGAQYATRWYLFEISDGGDWASTTTGLAELPVACTYEENELMLAEANIHLGNIDEGLKHVDNVRDYQNSGLAHVSGTGLTQTDALEELRIERRIGLFLKNVAFYDARRWGITAPAAQGGGRKNAWVVKPDNKLDQNATIEYNYLDYWDVPMNELDFNTPSSTSAPVKSN from the coding sequence ATGAAGAAAGTATTTCTCGCAATATTATCAGCATCCCTCTTTTTAAGTTGCAATAAAAAGAGTCTTGACCTGGTAGATCCTAACGCACCCAACCCTGCTGTACTAAAAACAGAAGAGGGATTGATCAGGGGAGCCCTTGGCATATACAGTAAATTCGGTCTTGAATTCTGGTGGCTGACCCTCGCCAATCATGATATTATGGGTGACAGCTACACTATCAGCGCCGGTAACTTCTCCTGGAGATGGGTAAACCAGGTATCTAAAATCACCTTATCTAACGGGACTGTGCTGACCCCACCCCAGGGCGGTTCTCAGAGTACTGAACTTAAAAACCGTAATGACCGTTCATTTGGTGGTGACAATGCCTTCTACAATGAATGGTACTCGCTTTACCTGGTTAACAATCAGGCTAACCTCATGCTGGACGTTACCTCACAAAATGATCTGGTGATGAGTGGTAGTGCCTATGCACAGGCCACCAAAAAAGCACTGATACGTGCTTTTGCCTACTGGTGGAAAGGCTTTGTCTACTCCAGAATCGGCTCTATGTACATCGCCGGTATACAGGCGGATAAATTTGTAGATGGTACCTTACTTAGCCATGATTTCATTACCCATGACGCAGTGGTGAAATTAGGTAACGACAACTTTGATGCCTGTGTCGCTGAGTTGAACAAAGTAACCAATATTGATGCATACAATGCGCTGTTCAAACGTCTCATTCCTGACTTCACCACCAGCGGCAAAGGCGGCATCATCAGCCCTGACGCATGGAAAAGACAAATTGCCACCTATAAAGCCAGAAATCTGCTCGCGAACAAAAAGGTAGCGCAGATGACTGCTGCAGACTGGAACACTGTTTTAACACTGGCCACTGCAGGTCTTGCAAAAGATGACAAAATCTTCACTATGCGCAGCGCAGACGTAAACGATCTGGTGTCTATTACAGCCTGGTCTCCATACAGATTACAGGTAGGTTGGGCTAACCTCAGCGAACGCCTTGTACAGGACTTCAAAGCCGGCGATAAACGTTACGACCGCAACATTGATGGTCCGTACGCACCTTATGGCAACGAAAGGAACAGAGGCGCGCAATATGCTACCAGATGGTACCTCTTTGAGATTTCCGATGGTGGCGACTGGGCTTCTACCACCACCGGCCTGGCCGAACTGCCTGTTGCCTGCACCTACGAAGAAAATGAACTGATGCTGGCCGAAGCCAATATCCACCTGGGCAATATCGACGAAGGCTTAAAACATGTAGACAACGTACGCGACTACCAGAACTCCGGACTCGCTCACGTATCTGGTACAGGTCTTACTCAAACAGACGCCCTTGAAGAGCTGCGTATCGAAAGAAGAATCGGCCTTTTCCTGAAAAACGTGGCCTTCTATGATGCCAGAAGATGGGGTATTACTGCACCTGCTGCACAAGGTGGTGGCCGTAAAAACGCATGGGTTGTAAAACCTGACAACAAACTGGATCAGAATGCAACCATCGAGTATAACTACCTCGACTACTGGGATGTACCGATGAACGAGCTGGACTTCAACACACCCAGCAGCACTTCCGCACCGGTGAAATCCAACTAA
- a CDS encoding UvrD-helicase domain-containing protein: protein MELEEILNEENIPVGDLQSHLERLGLELSMFTVVDNVVPQKLLALFRLLLKEGAEGLASSERKSWQHKFSNFYSPGLSPKVLGKIELPQLPARRNRTATDHNATLSQKREEIKDHDQQTTGIVKFIDEAQTHGYVIPFKAFNEVSEKSFLSGNGHFIDRTGLKKGLRKGQLLVYQHKTLSGKNYANHINTVLPLFIDHRSTASLLIERQWEQVVGLEGITEPGFIMAEVEPMFGLGTWKLVHKGPCALALIKDYGHRLLMKYVSEPQDRKDDIALLIEILQPLLDEHKTEELISIALNKLQEKPMEVLLLSVSSIVANIPKEVLDPWLLSFNKLSFACWYSGFMENLPVISSQPEVDIWRYDIVQSLDQATLQQVLLKLLVTAGPVTAFIETLPDGQLHHFYQNDAVLAAAYENYLIRNLKQELLQTGYLVFDLESDGERISEVAWETEEGSYSHQNFQQLELAIQALTTTINTTQRLIVGHNITQFDLPILRSYGASPNVEAVWDTLKIEMLLHARRSSYALKTTHTAIEDARHTQLLFLNQVLRILTLKKEDAEYVIPYLPSQCIALINEWRALNKWQQTDTDIAGKRSDAFFRPSTQQLHIPDGTFKKLKKALETPANKILVAPALLHETLESHFNLHFGLGDNGGWMCLSEERIVTNGEKGAWLTGVLLQYVRQCAGKNKPYYKRLPIAIRTMLKEDQAMMLCLSDQGENEASITCISLLDTAELSARLDLFPDLEVIIVGTELHWHVFKQQLGDDFDFATIYDKLKKESVWLQLSGGKSFAALEKEQAGLLGIQDFPAYMHNMWLEKIGKGKLKVWCNLNIDAFLKSLPVKNLKNISWTDESSDKAHAFVVRSNGTANQLAEQARVNPESLYRQLYWTYQFKILEGLVVTNAGKSFVLLLNDYLELPQLQAYARKMGYFIPDNNASLGRQLEILHMHKSSHKLLIATLRELEKVISSNYQGPLYFIWDSFLLQEKYQMLRRVYPIGDTNNNKDDFQWGLKMDQKGPALSDLISSYRPLIDLYYSMIIENHPESGLYMLDARLSDYHDIEKDLKTGKIDLPLWHSDTEYKAQIAAAAYFFPPVHQNAMADFDVEEAKEVLRYIFLMPEGGGEPYQWHSYQHPCLNDILPAEKDLLISLPTGAGKSLLFQGPALFRSAFTCKLSLVVSPLRALMQDQVENLWEMGFYSNVDFISGDKSQAEIRSIYRRVAGGEIALLYITPERFRSRAFENCLLTRLSVDEGLEYAVFDEAHCISQWGQEFRPDYLNAGRKIAGFGADFSLRKLLFSATISEQVFEQISRLMPGITAVQGTEKSYNPVRDHIKMEFRHVREENERLYQIAKYLEQGEFNPEKSRAIIFVKSRKGTEEAAEQMPDILKKVMGENCNYAHKVGSFHAGMDAEERKSSYEQFKNGDIVLLFATKAFGMGMDIPNIHFVTHYSPPGTFEDFLQEIGRAGRNEQQRSAAGFNNTDRPIKTICLTAPDDFPRLKDQLLESTISWHEVIEIKMLLESYIAQFRNLRSDTDKPVAVPLNLYGNLKGKTGEDLDTRFRLALHWLERLQRISLGYLTVTHLSFKVEPINTLQERLRDCPDKEVVNICKALLQLYMEQQIDPDQKEIRIAISALRSTSGMGLERLFGSLLRAHQAKLIMMAEMAVIEPTKLRKEEIIYCRKQQSRERKYPALRAMFALAKCVMQQVPAISARIFDGDELDIMLREVLEEEIGDEKLPWSQKEQEEAIKKEKEKYITDIRKKRVRHAFSIIQLLKKTRHETLMDKEPDAARKISIRQSVFNGYHKKEEWVSRLKMMEADCMKLVDEVATGAFDLNMKTFNWADIIAKLGIEQHVQYLSDLLYILSVAGYIRAEGLMPSGIEVYLKSVEDIREKDLQSDDKKVFDEFETTKKIRELKLIALQVMKDLDRSQHDQFIKGYFACNSLESLLQLLQSALPPNDPLLKKWRGDAILLEEKKLNAEQKAVYDTEVKQHVNVMAGPGTGKTHTLTLRVAKLVHHIGIKPEEILVLAYNRAVVSELKERLGKLFNALGYGRLARRLKIFTFHGLAKRYCREELEGKPFDQWEDVLLEKLRQSAGLVMSQMSELKYILVDEFQDINNVRINLLEQLYKHTRAYLFIIGDPNQSIYGYERIKDGGEMGPWPYYTRFNKIFSPVLFYLNDNHRSYPDILHTASSMLSLNEEYRNLIPRPTRIPDAGFMTNYVELIDTTKEKITWWSKIPVLLAEKVAGKEYRQIAILFRTNNEVFRGYQKVKELNLPHVRIRIQGALPYEFSRIRECHAVMAYIRSKSGLEIAAGFKYDIGNFIQDLIKQYPGWNHFYLRVIHAIVLEFLAEQDEYTLFDELVDFISELTHKDDGQLYRIYEKYIDEVNEALHETEIVLTTMHKVKGLEFDAVLIPPSFSNLPLVAQTNILPAELMQQLEEEKRLQFVAFTRARYRLLVFRYHREWALIANRQYLLPETDTTRLGKPMPPGIQKLKIGWAATAFNFSQGINEYINEHVKSGDSVSIRRVDRYANGNTFSIYQLCLDSTNRVIGELSSKAGLVGDLITLNGYVVSEVVVWTYEDTCKYDQENQASYADKWSEAAKAQGYIYLVDFVGYGIGPNLSSAT from the coding sequence ATGGAATTAGAAGAGATTCTAAACGAGGAGAACATCCCTGTTGGCGATCTGCAAAGCCACCTGGAAAGATTGGGCCTTGAATTATCTATGTTTACTGTAGTAGATAATGTGGTTCCGCAGAAATTACTGGCACTCTTCCGATTATTGCTGAAAGAAGGTGCGGAAGGATTGGCCTCTTCAGAAAGAAAGTCCTGGCAGCATAAATTCAGCAATTTCTATTCCCCGGGCCTGTCTCCGAAAGTGTTGGGCAAAATAGAACTTCCCCAACTGCCAGCTCGCAGAAACCGGACAGCAACAGATCATAACGCTACTTTATCCCAAAAGAGAGAAGAAATTAAAGATCATGACCAACAAACAACCGGCATTGTAAAATTTATTGATGAAGCCCAAACCCATGGATATGTTATTCCTTTTAAAGCATTTAATGAGGTGTCGGAAAAATCATTCCTCAGTGGTAATGGACACTTTATTGATAGAACAGGACTGAAAAAAGGGCTGCGAAAGGGTCAGTTGTTAGTATACCAGCATAAAACACTGAGTGGAAAAAATTATGCTAATCATATCAATACTGTTCTTCCATTATTTATTGATCATCGTTCGACTGCCTCCTTACTGATTGAAAGGCAATGGGAGCAGGTGGTTGGCCTGGAAGGTATTACAGAACCTGGCTTTATCATGGCGGAAGTTGAGCCAATGTTTGGTTTGGGAACCTGGAAGCTTGTACACAAAGGACCATGTGCACTTGCACTGATCAAGGATTATGGTCATAGACTGCTGATGAAATATGTGTCGGAGCCACAGGATCGTAAGGATGATATTGCCTTGCTGATAGAGATATTACAACCCCTGTTGGACGAGCATAAGACAGAAGAACTCATTTCCATTGCACTAAACAAGTTGCAGGAAAAGCCGATGGAAGTTTTACTGCTGTCAGTGAGTAGCATAGTGGCCAACATCCCGAAAGAGGTGCTGGATCCCTGGTTACTGTCGTTTAATAAGCTAAGTTTTGCCTGTTGGTACAGCGGATTTATGGAAAATCTACCAGTCATATCCAGCCAGCCTGAAGTAGACATATGGCGTTATGATATTGTACAAAGCCTTGACCAGGCAACCTTACAACAGGTATTGCTGAAACTCCTGGTCACAGCCGGTCCTGTCACCGCATTTATTGAAACATTGCCTGATGGCCAATTACATCATTTTTATCAGAATGATGCTGTATTGGCTGCTGCATATGAGAATTACCTTATCAGGAATTTAAAACAGGAGCTTCTACAGACCGGTTACCTGGTGTTTGACCTGGAATCTGATGGAGAAAGAATTTCAGAGGTGGCTTGGGAAACAGAGGAAGGGAGTTATAGTCACCAGAATTTTCAGCAGCTGGAGCTGGCTATACAGGCTTTAACAACTACTATTAATACTACACAAAGATTAATTGTAGGACATAATATAACACAGTTTGATCTGCCCATACTTCGATCGTATGGCGCTAGTCCCAATGTGGAGGCTGTTTGGGATACATTAAAAATAGAAATGCTGCTTCACGCACGAAGATCCAGCTATGCGCTGAAAACTACGCACACGGCTATAGAAGATGCAAGACATACGCAATTATTATTTCTTAATCAGGTATTGCGTATCCTTACTTTAAAAAAGGAAGATGCTGAATATGTGATACCATACCTGCCCTCTCAATGTATTGCGCTGATAAATGAATGGCGGGCGCTAAACAAATGGCAGCAGACTGACACGGATATTGCCGGGAAGAGATCAGATGCGTTTTTCCGTCCGTCTACTCAGCAGCTGCATATACCAGATGGTACTTTTAAGAAATTGAAGAAAGCGTTGGAAACACCCGCTAACAAGATACTTGTCGCACCAGCGTTATTACATGAGACATTGGAGAGTCATTTCAACCTACATTTCGGACTGGGAGATAATGGGGGATGGATGTGCTTATCCGAAGAGCGTATTGTGACTAACGGAGAAAAAGGCGCATGGTTGACAGGTGTGCTGTTACAATATGTCAGGCAGTGTGCAGGGAAAAACAAGCCTTATTATAAACGTTTGCCGATAGCCATCAGGACAATGCTTAAAGAGGATCAGGCGATGATGTTGTGTCTTTCCGACCAGGGGGAAAATGAAGCCTCGATAACCTGTATTTCCCTGCTGGATACGGCTGAATTGAGCGCCCGGTTGGATTTGTTTCCAGATCTGGAGGTGATCATAGTGGGTACTGAATTACACTGGCATGTATTTAAACAACAGCTGGGAGATGATTTCGACTTTGCAACCATTTATGATAAACTAAAAAAGGAATCAGTATGGTTACAACTATCGGGTGGAAAAAGCTTTGCAGCCCTGGAAAAGGAGCAGGCCGGATTATTGGGTATACAGGATTTTCCTGCCTATATGCATAATATGTGGTTGGAGAAGATAGGTAAGGGCAAGTTAAAAGTATGGTGTAACCTGAATATAGATGCCTTCCTGAAATCTTTACCTGTCAAGAATCTCAAAAATATTTCCTGGACTGATGAGTCGTCTGATAAGGCCCATGCTTTTGTAGTCAGAAGTAACGGGACGGCCAATCAACTCGCGGAACAGGCAAGGGTAAACCCGGAGTCGTTATATCGGCAATTGTATTGGACCTATCAGTTCAAGATACTGGAAGGATTGGTCGTTACGAATGCAGGTAAAAGTTTCGTGCTCCTTTTAAATGATTATCTGGAGTTACCCCAGTTACAGGCATATGCACGGAAAATGGGATACTTTATTCCGGATAACAACGCCTCTCTGGGCCGGCAACTGGAAATACTGCATATGCACAAATCTTCCCATAAATTGTTGATTGCAACGCTCAGAGAACTGGAAAAGGTGATTAGCTCCAATTATCAGGGCCCTCTTTACTTTATCTGGGACAGTTTCCTACTCCAGGAAAAGTATCAGATGCTGAGAAGAGTGTATCCTATAGGAGATACTAATAATAACAAGGATGATTTCCAGTGGGGACTCAAAATGGATCAGAAAGGCCCCGCATTATCTGATTTGATTAGTAGTTACCGGCCACTGATTGATTTATACTACAGCATGATTATTGAAAACCACCCGGAATCGGGCTTATACATGCTCGATGCAAGGTTGTCTGACTACCATGATATTGAAAAGGATCTAAAAACAGGTAAGATAGATTTGCCTCTGTGGCATAGTGATACAGAATATAAAGCACAGATAGCTGCAGCTGCATATTTTTTCCCTCCTGTGCATCAGAATGCAATGGCGGATTTCGATGTGGAGGAAGCCAAAGAGGTACTCCGATATATTTTCCTGATGCCGGAAGGTGGAGGAGAGCCTTATCAGTGGCACTCCTATCAGCACCCCTGTTTGAATGATATTCTGCCGGCGGAAAAAGATTTACTGATTTCCCTACCCACCGGAGCTGGCAAATCATTACTGTTTCAGGGACCAGCTTTGTTTCGGTCTGCTTTTACCTGTAAATTGTCGTTGGTGGTTAGTCCACTGAGAGCTTTAATGCAGGATCAGGTAGAAAATCTATGGGAGATGGGATTTTATAGTAATGTGGATTTTATCAGTGGTGATAAGTCACAAGCGGAAATCAGAAGCATTTACAGGCGGGTGGCTGGAGGTGAGATAGCTTTGCTGTACATTACGCCGGAACGTTTCCGGTCACGCGCTTTTGAGAATTGTTTGCTAACCCGTTTGTCAGTGGATGAAGGACTGGAATATGCTGTTTTTGATGAGGCACATTGTATTTCGCAGTGGGGGCAGGAGTTCCGTCCTGACTATCTGAATGCAGGGCGAAAGATAGCAGGTTTTGGGGCTGACTTCTCCCTGCGAAAGCTTCTTTTTTCTGCTACCATCTCCGAACAGGTATTTGAACAGATTAGCCGGTTAATGCCAGGTATCACAGCGGTACAAGGCACTGAAAAAAGTTATAATCCGGTAAGAGACCATATAAAAATGGAGTTCAGACATGTACGGGAAGAGAATGAGCGCTTGTATCAGATAGCAAAATATCTGGAGCAGGGCGAGTTTAATCCGGAGAAAAGCAGAGCTATTATTTTTGTGAAAAGCAGAAAGGGAACAGAGGAGGCTGCCGAACAAATGCCGGATATCCTGAAAAAGGTAATGGGGGAAAACTGTAATTATGCTCATAAAGTAGGAAGTTTCCATGCAGGTATGGATGCTGAGGAAAGGAAGAGCAGCTATGAACAGTTTAAAAACGGAGACATCGTTCTGTTATTTGCCACCAAAGCATTCGGGATGGGAATGGATATCCCGAATATTCATTTTGTTACACATTACTCTCCTCCGGGTACCTTCGAAGATTTTTTACAGGAGATAGGTCGCGCCGGCAGAAATGAGCAACAGCGTAGTGCGGCAGGATTCAATAATACAGACCGACCCATTAAAACAATTTGCCTGACAGCCCCTGATGATTTCCCCAGATTAAAGGACCAGTTGCTCGAAAGTACTATTTCCTGGCATGAGGTAATAGAGATTAAAATGCTGTTGGAAAGTTATATTGCCCAGTTCAGAAACCTGAGATCCGATACGGACAAACCAGTTGCTGTGCCGCTCAACCTCTATGGCAATTTAAAGGGGAAAACCGGAGAAGACCTGGATACCAGATTTCGTTTGGCACTGCACTGGCTGGAGCGTTTACAACGAATCAGCCTTGGGTATCTTACTGTTACACATCTGTCATTTAAAGTAGAACCGATTAATACGCTTCAGGAAAGGTTGAGAGATTGTCCGGATAAGGAAGTGGTGAATATCTGCAAGGCACTGCTACAGCTATATATGGAACAACAGATAGATCCGGATCAGAAAGAAATACGGATAGCTATATCTGCATTGAGAAGCACCTCAGGAATGGGATTGGAGCGCCTTTTCGGTTCTCTGTTGAGAGCCCATCAGGCAAAACTAATCATGATGGCTGAAATGGCTGTTATCGAGCCTACAAAATTACGTAAGGAAGAAATTATTTATTGTCGTAAACAACAAAGCCGTGAAAGGAAATATCCTGCATTGCGGGCAATGTTTGCGCTGGCCAAATGCGTCATGCAACAAGTACCTGCTATCAGTGCAAGGATTTTTGATGGTGATGAACTGGATATAATGCTCCGGGAAGTGCTGGAAGAAGAAATAGGAGATGAGAAACTGCCCTGGTCACAGAAGGAACAGGAAGAGGCTATCAAAAAGGAGAAAGAAAAATATATCACAGATATCCGTAAAAAAAGAGTCAGACATGCTTTTTCCATCATTCAGCTGTTGAAAAAAACGAGGCATGAGACACTGATGGATAAAGAACCGGATGCTGCAAGAAAGATCAGTATACGCCAGTCTGTCTTTAATGGTTACCATAAGAAGGAAGAATGGGTTAGCCGCTTAAAAATGATGGAAGCTGATTGTATGAAACTGGTGGATGAGGTTGCAACAGGTGCTTTCGATCTAAACATGAAGACGTTCAATTGGGCGGATATAATCGCCAAATTAGGTATTGAACAACATGTTCAGTACCTCTCCGACCTGTTGTATATTCTGTCTGTAGCCGGCTATATTAGGGCAGAGGGATTGATGCCCTCTGGTATCGAAGTATATCTGAAGTCGGTGGAAGATATCCGGGAAAAAGACCTTCAGTCAGATGATAAAAAGGTGTTTGACGAATTTGAAACAACTAAGAAGATCCGGGAACTGAAGTTGATAGCCCTGCAGGTAATGAAGGACCTGGATAGAAGCCAGCACGACCAGTTTATCAAAGGTTATTTTGCTTGTAATTCGTTGGAAAGCCTGTTACAGTTATTGCAATCAGCATTGCCTCCCAACGATCCATTACTCAAAAAATGGCGCGGAGATGCTATTCTGTTGGAAGAAAAAAAATTGAATGCAGAACAGAAAGCTGTCTATGATACGGAGGTGAAACAACATGTTAATGTAATGGCTGGTCCAGGTACGGGAAAAACGCATACACTCACACTAAGGGTTGCAAAACTGGTACACCATATTGGAATTAAGCCAGAAGAAATACTGGTACTGGCTTATAATAGAGCAGTCGTTTCAGAGTTGAAGGAACGGTTGGGGAAACTATTTAACGCCTTGGGTTATGGTCGTTTAGCCAGGCGTTTGAAGATCTTCACCTTCCACGGACTGGCTAAACGATATTGTCGGGAAGAGCTGGAAGGAAAACCATTTGATCAGTGGGAGGATGTTCTTCTGGAAAAGCTGAGGCAGTCAGCGGGCTTGGTGATGAGCCAGATGAGTGAGCTGAAATATATACTGGTGGATGAGTTTCAGGATATTAACAACGTAAGGATTAATCTGCTGGAACAGTTGTATAAACATACCCGTGCTTATTTATTTATTATCGGAGATCCGAATCAAAGCATTTATGGGTATGAAAGGATAAAGGATGGAGGAGAGATGGGACCATGGCCATATTATACCCGGTTTAATAAGATTTTTTCACCTGTTCTCTTTTACCTGAATGATAATCACCGATCCTATCCCGATATTCTACATACCGCCAGCAGTATGTTATCCCTGAATGAGGAGTACCGGAACCTGATCCCAAGACCTACCAGGATACCCGACGCAGGGTTTATGACTAATTATGTGGAATTGATAGATACTACTAAAGAGAAAATAACCTGGTGGTCAAAAATACCGGTATTACTGGCAGAAAAAGTTGCCGGTAAGGAATACAGACAGATTGCGATTTTATTCAGAACCAATAATGAAGTATTTAGAGGATATCAAAAAGTAAAGGAATTAAATCTTCCCCATGTCAGAATACGTATTCAGGGTGCCCTGCCCTATGAGTTTAGCCGTATCCGGGAATGCCATGCTGTGATGGCTTATATCCGGAGTAAGTCCGGCTTGGAGATTGCTGCCGGTTTTAAGTATGATATCGGTAATTTCATTCAGGATCTTATTAAACAGTATCCTGGCTGGAACCATTTTTATCTGCGGGTAATTCATGCAATAGTACTGGAATTTCTGGCGGAGCAGGACGAGTATACACTATTTGATGAACTGGTTGATTTTATCAGTGAACTTACTCATAAAGATGATGGACAACTATATCGCATATATGAAAAATATATTGACGAAGTGAATGAGGCACTTCATGAAACAGAGATAGTATTGACTACAATGCATAAAGTAAAAGGGCTCGAGTTTGATGCCGTATTGATTCCTCCGTCTTTCTCCAATCTGCCGCTGGTTGCCCAAACAAACATTTTACCGGCAGAACTTATGCAACAGCTGGAAGAAGAGAAAAGACTGCAGTTTGTTGCCTTTACCAGAGCTCGGTATAGGTTGCTTGTTTTCAGATATCACAGAGAATGGGCACTGATCGCAAATAGGCAATATCTGTTGCCGGAAACGGATACTACCCGCTTAGGTAAACCAATGCCGCCAGGTATTCAAAAACTGAAGATTGGCTGGGCTGCTACTGCATTCAATTTTAGCCAGGGAATTAATGAATATATCAACGAGCATGTGAAAAGCGGTGACAGTGTTAGTATACGAAGAGTAGACCGATATGCCAATGGTAATACATTTAGCATATATCAACTATGCCTTGACAGTACCAACAGGGTTATTGGGGAGCTGTCTTCCAAGGCTGGTTTAGTTGGGGACCTTATTACGTTAAATGGTTATGTGGTTAGTGAGGTTGTTGTCTGGACGTATGAAGACACCTGTAAATATGATCAGGAGAACCAAGCCAGTTATGCTGATAAGTGGTCTGAAGCAGCTAAGGCACAAGGATATATTTACCTCGTTGATTTTGTAGGATATGGTATTGGGCCCAATCTGTCTTCGGCCACTTAA
- a CDS encoding restriction endonuclease subunit S: MKNGDLTIPLKELATIRTGQTFKTAPQPTEHGDLSVLLPRDLSDGKIVIPPIMINSGEVPALNNHLLKKDDVLIVNKGSRFGSFLYSNSPAFAIATSSFFVITPGPDLQASYLYWYLNQPPARHYLTQHAAASTTIPSFTKPVLANLPIPIVPVEEQEHLASVFREFQQERDLLSMLMKNREQLCDSYIWERIKKPA, encoded by the coding sequence ATGAAAAACGGTGATCTTACTATTCCACTAAAGGAACTTGCCACAATCCGGACCGGGCAAACGTTCAAGACAGCACCACAACCTACGGAACATGGCGACCTGAGTGTTTTGCTACCAAGGGACTTATCAGATGGTAAAATCGTTATTCCTCCTATCATGATAAACAGTGGGGAGGTTCCTGCATTGAACAATCATCTCCTGAAAAAAGATGATGTACTGATTGTCAATAAGGGGTCCAGGTTCGGATCATTCCTTTATTCCAATAGTCCCGCATTTGCCATTGCCACCTCTTCTTTTTTTGTTATCACCCCAGGGCCGGATTTACAGGCTAGCTATCTATACTGGTATCTGAATCAGCCTCCAGCAAGACATTACCTGACTCAACATGCAGCAGCCAGTACTACAATACCTTCTTTTACCAAACCAGTGTTGGCCAATCTCCCCATTCCCATTGTACCGGTAGAAGAACAGGAACATCTGGCAAGTGTATTCAGGGAGTTTCAGCAGGAAAGGGATTTATTAAGTATGCTCATGAAAAACAGGGAGCAGTTGTGTGACAGCTATATCTGGGAACGTATAAAAAAACCTGCATGA